In one window of Pyramidobacter porci DNA:
- the mnmE gene encoding tRNA uridine-5-carboxymethylaminomethyl(34) synthesis GTPase MnmE, with product MFGDTIAAISTAWGNSGIAIVRLSGPDAWAIAQRQVRLQTGAPLKPRFARNAVLLDEAGEVIDHILVLPFRAPHSYTGEDLVELHCHGGSLAAQRCLELLISGGARMALPGEYTRRAFENGRLDLSQAEAVGALIQARSNEALRAANRTLDGELTRAVGEIYEELTALGAEIEVGLDFPEEDVPYIADESLADRLEVVRQSLADLLERCSSGVILREGIRVAIVGRPNAGKSSLLNALLKESRAIVTAIPGTTRDVIEAVLTYRGIPLRLVDTAGITENYHDEVEAIGVERARAAMKEADVCVWVIDGSEPLHQEDVDRVHELADTPHLVVLNKADLPQQISEASLTALIPASTVISVSAAEGLRLDELKESLVGLVSGTGALDTGLNASSRQVEELRGAIASVGTGLKALGDGLDQALVSGCVGDARRSLSRILGGDRDEDLLHEIFGRFCIGK from the coding sequence GTGTTTGGAGACACGATCGCGGCAATTTCAACGGCTTGGGGAAACAGCGGCATTGCCATTGTGCGGCTTTCGGGGCCCGACGCTTGGGCGATCGCGCAGCGTCAGGTGCGTCTTCAGACCGGGGCGCCGCTGAAACCGCGTTTCGCGCGTAACGCCGTGCTGCTCGACGAGGCGGGGGAAGTGATCGACCACATTCTCGTGCTGCCGTTTCGCGCTCCTCACAGCTATACCGGCGAGGATCTGGTAGAGCTGCACTGCCACGGCGGCAGCCTGGCGGCGCAGCGCTGCCTCGAACTGCTGATCTCCGGCGGCGCGCGCATGGCCCTGCCCGGCGAGTACACCCGCCGCGCCTTCGAAAACGGCCGCCTCGACCTCTCGCAGGCCGAAGCCGTCGGCGCGCTGATCCAGGCCCGCAGCAACGAGGCCCTGCGCGCCGCCAACCGCACGCTGGACGGCGAGCTGACGCGCGCCGTCGGCGAGATTTACGAGGAACTGACCGCCCTCGGCGCGGAGATCGAAGTCGGCCTCGACTTTCCCGAGGAAGACGTGCCCTACATCGCCGACGAGTCGCTGGCCGACCGCCTCGAGGTGGTGCGTCAGTCGCTGGCGGATCTGCTCGAGCGCTGCTCTTCCGGCGTCATCCTGCGCGAGGGCATCCGCGTCGCCATCGTCGGCCGCCCCAACGCCGGCAAATCGTCGCTGCTCAACGCCCTGCTCAAGGAATCACGCGCCATCGTCACCGCCATCCCCGGTACCACGCGCGACGTCATCGAAGCCGTGCTCACCTACCGCGGTATCCCGCTGCGCCTCGTCGACACCGCCGGCATCACCGAGAACTATCACGACGAAGTGGAAGCCATCGGCGTCGAGCGCGCCCGCGCCGCCATGAAAGAGGCCGACGTCTGCGTCTGGGTGATCGACGGCAGCGAACCGCTTCATCAGGAGGACGTGGACCGCGTCCACGAGCTGGCCGACACGCCGCACCTCGTCGTCCTCAACAAGGCCGACCTGCCGCAGCAGATCAGCGAAGCCTCGCTGACGGCCCTGATCCCCGCCAGTACGGTGATCTCCGTCTCTGCGGCCGAGGGACTGCGCCTCGACGAGCTGAAAGAATCCCTCGTCGGCCTCGTCTCCGGCACCGGCGCGCTCGACACGGGACTGAACGCCAGCTCGCGTCAGGTGGAGGAGCTGCGCGGCGCCATCGCCAGCGTCGGCACGGGACTGAAAGCTCTCGGCGACGGTCTCGATCAGGCGCTCGTCTCCGGCTGCGTCGGCGACGCCCGCCGTTCGCTCTCCCGCATCCTCGGCGGCGACCGCGACGAAGATTTGCTGCACGAGATTTTCGGCCGCTTCTGCATCGGCAAATAG
- a CDS encoding ABC transporter substrate-binding protein, with the protein MSVKKNAVRLFASMSLALAASAVASAAPEQSVVRWNYGTSGNVLVTIAENKGYFKDEGLTIEPVLANANADAMTLLATGKVDVVSNSGTAAPLQQIAAGIDLTIFGGHMVTGCMPVVARAGAEWKGVQSLIGKKFACNPSYFAFTGAVMDLGYKEPLKAVNWVTYSGYNEALAAVVRGEVDYALMGTGQNFNVKKMKDVQIVTYQSEVMPNYSCCRMEAQTEYVRKNPETIKAVLRALLRAQSYYESHRDEAVSMLAKKIGASDEYVAAYMLDTAHYVVNADPLSKSVVRAWGILDKTGFLSENAKNIKIEDHIDTELYRQALEDATAAHGSEDPTFYERQRAFFAENN; encoded by the coding sequence ATGTCTGTGAAGAAAAATGCTGTCCGTCTGTTCGCCTCTATGAGTCTGGCGCTGGCCGCTTCGGCCGTCGCTTCCGCCGCCCCCGAGCAGAGCGTCGTGCGCTGGAACTACGGCACGAGCGGCAACGTGCTGGTGACGATCGCCGAGAACAAGGGCTACTTCAAGGACGAAGGGCTGACGATTGAACCGGTCCTCGCCAACGCCAACGCCGACGCCATGACGCTGCTGGCCACCGGCAAGGTGGACGTGGTTTCCAACTCCGGCACGGCCGCGCCGCTGCAGCAGATCGCCGCCGGCATCGACCTGACCATCTTCGGCGGCCACATGGTGACCGGCTGCATGCCCGTCGTCGCCCGCGCCGGCGCGGAGTGGAAGGGCGTGCAGTCGCTGATCGGCAAAAAGTTCGCCTGCAACCCCTCGTACTTCGCCTTCACCGGCGCGGTCATGGATCTGGGCTACAAGGAGCCGCTCAAGGCCGTCAACTGGGTGACCTATTCCGGCTACAACGAAGCGCTGGCCGCCGTCGTGCGCGGCGAGGTCGATTACGCGCTGATGGGCACGGGCCAGAACTTCAACGTCAAGAAGATGAAGGATGTCCAGATCGTCACCTACCAGAGCGAAGTGATGCCCAACTATTCCTGCTGCCGCATGGAGGCGCAGACGGAGTACGTCAGGAAGAATCCCGAGACGATCAAGGCCGTTTTGCGCGCGCTGCTGCGGGCGCAGAGCTACTACGAGAGCCACCGCGACGAAGCGGTCTCCATGCTGGCCAAGAAGATCGGCGCTTCCGACGAGTACGTGGCCGCCTACATGCTCGACACCGCTCACTACGTCGTCAACGCCGACCCGCTCAGCAAGTCGGTCGTCCGCGCCTGGGGCATCCTCGACAAGACGGGCTTCCTGAGCGAAAACGCCAAGAACATCAAGATCGAGGACCACATCGACACCGAACTGTACCGGCAGGCGCTTGAAGACGCCACCGCCGCCCACGGCAGCGAAGATCCCACCTTCTACGAACGTCAGCGCGCCTTCTTCGCGGAAAACAACTAA
- a CDS encoding M20 metallopeptidase family protein: MDKTKILALAAQAEDEMTALRHELHRHPELGWQEVRTTDAIERELRKIGCAILRRGFAGTRCGIVCDVNPDSPGPCVAVRADIDALAVAREDNDLEYASAAPGVMHACGHDAHAASLLGAAKIFKALEKELPGRVRLMFQPSEEQATAPGAKALIEEGMLDGVDAVIGYHVRAGAPEGEIQFTPGAATTSGDIWELDVVGKGGHGSRPQDAVDPTVAAAQIICALQTVVSREIPPGERVVISIGTLKSGSAVNVIPEKCEITGNIRTTNPDIRATLPERIERIAQGVGLAMRCRTDFRFIPVYPSVVNDEAMGLLLEEAAGELFGAEKVKRVPISSGSDDFNFYSAERPSIYFNVGMGGLGTPYAAAHHSPQFRTNDAILKTCAAAVVATACKFLEAKTK; the protein is encoded by the coding sequence ATGGACAAAACGAAGATCCTCGCGCTGGCCGCTCAGGCCGAAGACGAAATGACCGCGCTCCGTCACGAGCTTCATCGTCACCCCGAATTGGGCTGGCAGGAAGTGCGCACCACCGACGCGATCGAACGCGAGCTGAGAAAGATCGGCTGCGCCATCCTCCGCCGCGGCTTCGCCGGCACGCGCTGCGGCATCGTCTGCGACGTCAATCCCGACTCGCCCGGCCCCTGCGTGGCCGTTCGCGCCGATATCGACGCGCTGGCCGTGGCGCGCGAGGACAACGATCTGGAATACGCCTCCGCCGCCCCCGGCGTCATGCACGCCTGCGGACACGACGCCCACGCCGCTTCGCTGCTGGGCGCGGCCAAGATCTTCAAGGCGCTCGAAAAAGAGCTGCCCGGCCGCGTGCGCCTCATGTTCCAGCCCTCGGAAGAGCAGGCCACCGCGCCCGGCGCCAAAGCCCTCATCGAAGAGGGCATGCTCGACGGCGTCGACGCCGTCATCGGCTATCACGTGCGCGCCGGCGCGCCCGAAGGCGAAATCCAGTTCACGCCCGGGGCCGCCACCACTTCCGGCGACATCTGGGAACTCGACGTCGTCGGCAAAGGGGGCCACGGCAGCCGCCCGCAGGACGCCGTCGATCCCACCGTCGCCGCCGCGCAGATCATCTGCGCCCTGCAGACCGTCGTCAGCCGCGAGATCCCGCCCGGCGAGCGCGTCGTCATCAGCATCGGTACGCTCAAAAGCGGCAGCGCCGTCAACGTCATCCCCGAAAAGTGCGAGATCACCGGCAACATCCGCACCACCAACCCCGATATCCGCGCCACGCTGCCCGAACGCATCGAGCGCATCGCCCAGGGCGTCGGCCTGGCCATGCGCTGCCGCACCGACTTCCGTTTCATCCCCGTCTATCCCAGCGTCGTCAACGACGAAGCCATGGGGCTGCTGCTCGAAGAGGCGGCCGGAGAACTGTTCGGCGCCGAAAAAGTGAAGCGCGTCCCCATCTCCTCCGGCTCCGACGATTTCAACTTTTACTCCGCCGAACGCCCGTCCATTTATTTCAACGTCGGCATGGGCGGCCTCGGCACGCCCTACGCCGCCGCCCACCACTCGCCCCAGTTCCGCACCAACGACGCCATCCTCAAAACCTGCGCCGCCGCCGTCGTCGCCACGGCGTGCAAATTTTTGGAAGCGAAAACGAAATAA
- the cbiB gene encoding adenosylcobinamide-phosphate synthase CbiB, which produces MSAVASLAALTIGFALDLLCGDPHGFPHIVVFAGKLIAWGERILRPLLPSTKRGERAAGALLVLVVAAVCTALPALLLRVLYARSFWGGLAAESFFCYQLLAARSLRDESRKVAAALKNGDLGSARYWLSMIVGRDTEFLDETGVVKAAVETVAENTADGVVAPLLWIGLFGVPGGCFCKAVNTMDSMIGYENDRYRWFGTAAARLDDLVNFVPARLAGLLMVAAAGLCRFDMANAWRILRRDRLRHASPNSAHAEAACAGALRVQLAGPASYGGQVEAKPFLGDPLRPVETADIARAHKLLFATAALSFFLALALRSLLVAVR; this is translated from the coding sequence GTGAGCGCCGTCGCGTCGCTGGCGGCGCTCACGATCGGTTTCGCGCTCGATCTGCTGTGCGGCGATCCGCACGGATTTCCTCACATCGTCGTCTTCGCCGGCAAGCTGATCGCCTGGGGCGAGAGAATCCTGCGCCCGCTGCTCCCCTCCACGAAACGGGGCGAGCGCGCCGCGGGGGCGCTGCTGGTCCTCGTCGTCGCCGCCGTCTGCACGGCGCTGCCCGCGCTGCTGCTGCGCGTTCTGTACGCGCGTTCGTTCTGGGGCGGGCTGGCGGCGGAAAGCTTTTTCTGTTACCAGCTTTTGGCGGCGCGTTCCCTCCGCGACGAAAGCCGCAAGGTCGCCGCGGCGCTGAAAAACGGCGACCTGGGGAGCGCGCGTTACTGGCTGTCGATGATCGTCGGGCGCGACACCGAGTTTCTCGACGAGACCGGCGTCGTCAAGGCCGCCGTCGAGACCGTGGCCGAAAACACCGCCGACGGCGTAGTCGCGCCGCTGCTCTGGATCGGTCTTTTCGGCGTGCCCGGCGGCTGCTTCTGCAAGGCCGTCAACACCATGGACTCGATGATCGGCTACGAAAACGATCGTTACCGCTGGTTCGGCACGGCCGCCGCGCGGCTCGACGACCTCGTCAACTTCGTCCCCGCCCGCCTGGCCGGGCTGTTGATGGTCGCCGCCGCCGGACTGTGCCGCTTCGACATGGCCAACGCGTGGCGCATCCTGCGCCGCGACCGCCTCAGGCACGCCAGCCCCAATTCCGCCCACGCCGAAGCCGCCTGCGCGGGCGCGCTGCGCGTCCAGCTGGCCGGCCCCGCCAGCTACGGCGGACAGGTCGAGGCAAAACCGTTCCTCGGCGATCCGCTGCGCCCCGTGGAGACCGCCGACATCGCCCGCGCCCACAAACTTCTTTTCGCGACCGCCGCGCTCTCCTTCTTCCTCGCGCTGGCGCTGCGTTCCCTTCTTGTCGCTGTGCGGTGA
- the pcp gene encoding pyroglutamyl-peptidase I, translating to MNVKLLLTGFEPFGGETINPAQEALALVSDRIGALEIIKRILPVAFGTSIAEVRAALREHRPDAVLCVGQAGGRMEVTPERVALNLNDARIPDNKGNQPVDEPVFADGPAAYFTTLPLREMVAAIHAAGLPARVSNTAGLFVCNHVMYGVLYHLAHELPGAIGGFMHVPYAPEQAVRQSAPQPSMSKNDIARAIAAAISAIERHLTARR from the coding sequence ATGAACGTGAAACTGCTTTTGACCGGCTTCGAGCCCTTCGGCGGCGAGACGATCAACCCCGCGCAGGAGGCGCTGGCGCTGGTGTCCGATCGGATCGGCGCGCTGGAAATCATCAAGCGGATCCTGCCTGTCGCCTTCGGCACGTCCATCGCCGAGGTCCGCGCCGCGCTGCGCGAACATCGGCCCGACGCCGTGCTCTGCGTCGGCCAGGCGGGCGGCCGCATGGAAGTCACGCCGGAGCGCGTGGCGCTGAACCTGAACGACGCGCGCATCCCCGACAACAAGGGCAACCAACCCGTGGACGAGCCGGTCTTCGCCGACGGCCCCGCAGCCTATTTCACCACGCTGCCTCTCAGGGAAATGGTCGCCGCCATCCATGCCGCCGGGCTGCCGGCGCGCGTGTCCAACACAGCAGGTCTGTTCGTCTGCAACCACGTGATGTACGGCGTGCTTTACCATCTCGCCCACGAACTGCCCGGCGCCATCGGCGGTTTCATGCACGTGCCTTACGCGCCCGAACAGGCCGTCCGCCAGTCTGCGCCCCAGCCTTCCATGTCCAAAAACGACATCGCCCGGGCCATCGCCGCCGCCATCAGCGCCATCGAGCGTCATCTCACGGCGCGACGGTAA
- a CDS encoding ABC transporter ATP-binding protein, with amino-acid sequence MQNIAVKDLSFAYVKDKLILKDIDLSVAAGEFVCLLGQSGCGKSTFLRLLAGLERPTRGEISIDSRPIEGAGLDRGVVFQDYGLFPWMTAGENVMLALKQRFPGRSVDELKSVALEKLRGVGFDGAVFRKLPRELSGGMQQRVAIAQAFAVDPPVLLMDEPFGALDAVTRAMLQDLVSELWAKHEPKKTVFFVTHDVDEALLLGSRVVVLGQSPGGVIFDCRVPAAGGASRSARFESTEFVRLRETLIRHINRDVAERLSRDGLFARGAK; translated from the coding sequence GTGCAGAATATCGCCGTCAAGGATCTTTCCTTCGCGTATGTGAAGGACAAGCTGATACTGAAAGATATCGACCTCTCCGTCGCGGCGGGGGAGTTCGTCTGCCTGCTGGGGCAGTCGGGCTGCGGCAAAAGCACGTTCCTGCGCCTGCTGGCGGGGCTGGAGCGCCCCACCCGCGGCGAGATCTCGATCGACAGCCGTCCGATCGAGGGCGCGGGGCTGGACCGCGGCGTGGTCTTTCAGGATTACGGCCTGTTCCCGTGGATGACGGCGGGTGAAAACGTCATGCTGGCGCTGAAGCAGCGTTTCCCCGGGCGCAGCGTGGACGAACTGAAGTCTGTCGCGCTGGAAAAACTGCGCGGGGTCGGCTTCGACGGCGCGGTCTTCCGCAAGCTGCCGCGCGAGCTGTCCGGCGGCATGCAGCAGCGCGTGGCGATCGCGCAGGCGTTCGCCGTCGATCCGCCGGTGCTGCTGATGGACGAGCCGTTCGGCGCGCTCGACGCGGTGACGCGCGCCATGCTTCAGGATCTGGTCTCGGAGCTGTGGGCGAAGCACGAGCCGAAAAAGACCGTCTTTTTCGTCACGCACGACGTGGACGAAGCGCTGCTGCTGGGCAGCCGCGTCGTCGTGCTGGGGCAGTCGCCCGGCGGCGTGATCTTTGACTGCCGCGTCCCCGCGGCGGGGGGCGCTTCGCGCAGCGCCCGCTTTGAAAGCACGGAATTCGTCCGCCTGCGCGAGACGCTGATCCGCCACATCAACCGCGACGTGGCCGAGCGCCTGTCGCGCGACGGTCTGTTCGCGCGCGGCGCCAAGTGA
- a CDS encoding amino acid ABC transporter permease — MLFDFKSFSELFPLVLSSLGLTAEIAALSLAGTLLLSTAIAIVRYYKVPLLTQFFDAFVTVFRATPLVVALFMIFFALPCLIPALKAMTPLQATVISLICNTSAFMAESFRAALESVDTGQIEACYSMGMTRAQAMRRAILPQAFVVAAPSIGNHFIGIIKGTALGFTVGLADVMGTAKTEAALSLRFFEAYLCVTIVYVAIVLIVEFFLRRIERRLQNLY; from the coding sequence ATGCTTTTCGACTTCAAAAGCTTTAGCGAGCTGTTTCCGTTGGTCTTGTCCTCGCTGGGGCTGACGGCGGAGATCGCCGCCCTCTCGCTGGCCGGCACGCTGCTCCTTTCCACCGCCATCGCCATCGTGCGCTATTACAAAGTCCCCCTGCTGACGCAGTTTTTCGACGCGTTCGTGACCGTGTTCCGCGCCACGCCGCTGGTGGTGGCGCTGTTCATGATTTTCTTCGCGCTGCCCTGCCTGATTCCGGCGCTCAAGGCGATGACGCCGCTCCAAGCCACGGTCATCAGCCTGATCTGCAACACGTCGGCCTTCATGGCGGAAAGTTTCCGCGCCGCGCTGGAGTCGGTGGACACGGGGCAGATCGAAGCCTGCTACTCGATGGGCATGACGCGGGCCCAGGCGATGCGGCGCGCCATCCTGCCCCAGGCCTTCGTCGTCGCCGCGCCTTCGATCGGCAACCATTTCATCGGTATCATCAAGGGCACGGCGCTGGGCTTCACCGTCGGGCTGGCCGACGTAATGGGCACGGCCAAGACGGAAGCGGCGCTGAGCCTGCGCTTTTTCGAGGCTTACCTGTGCGTGACTATCGTCTACGTGGCGATCGTGCTGATCGTCGAGTTTTTCCTGCGCCGGATCGAACGGCGGCTGCAGAACCTCTATTAG
- a CDS encoding pyridoxal phosphate-dependent aminotransferase — protein sequence MNKFDHGGDVYSRNVALDFSVNLNPLGMPPAVREALLAGVDSCASYPDPHCRALRAALARALGVEPWQLLCGNGAADLIIRLCLARKPERVLLCAPTFSEYEKAALLSGARVKKFILREEDDFALGGGILGELTGSAAPDLFFLCNPNNPTGQLTCPALIGQIAAVCEKRGTLFVLDECFLPFTEAPSARPLLNAHPHLVIVDAFTKLYAMAGLRLGFMISSDRRLVERVADFGQSWSVSVPAQTAGLAALSGGGEWSARTRVVVAAELAFVRAGLRELGFKVYDGSANYVLFRSEKPLSEAMLAQGILIRSCANYTGLDERYYRVGVKRRAENERLLAALRRALA from the coding sequence TTGAATAAATTCGACCATGGCGGAGACGTTTATTCCCGCAACGTTGCTCTCGATTTCTCTGTCAACCTCAATCCGCTGGGCATGCCGCCGGCGGTGCGCGAAGCGCTGCTTGCGGGCGTCGACTCCTGCGCCAGCTATCCCGATCCGCACTGCCGCGCGCTGCGGGCGGCGCTGGCCCGCGCGCTCGGCGTCGAGCCGTGGCAGCTGCTCTGCGGCAACGGCGCCGCCGATCTGATCATCCGCCTCTGCCTGGCCCGAAAGCCCGAAAGAGTGCTGCTCTGCGCGCCGACCTTTTCGGAATACGAGAAAGCCGCGCTGCTCTCCGGCGCTCGGGTGAAGAAGTTCATCCTGCGCGAGGAGGACGACTTCGCGCTCGGCGGCGGGATTCTCGGCGAATTGACGGGTTCCGCCGCGCCGGACCTATTCTTCCTCTGCAATCCCAACAATCCCACGGGGCAGCTGACCTGTCCCGCGCTGATCGGCCAGATCGCCGCCGTCTGCGAGAAGCGGGGCACGCTGTTCGTTCTCGATGAGTGCTTTCTTCCCTTCACCGAAGCGCCGTCGGCGCGCCCGCTGCTGAACGCGCATCCGCACCTGGTCATCGTCGACGCGTTCACCAAGCTCTACGCCATGGCCGGCCTGCGGCTGGGCTTCATGATTTCGTCCGACCGCCGGCTGGTCGAAAGGGTCGCCGACTTCGGCCAGAGTTGGAGTGTCTCCGTCCCGGCGCAGACGGCCGGCCTCGCGGCGCTGTCCGGCGGCGGAGAATGGAGCGCCCGCACCCGCGTCGTCGTCGCGGCAGAACTCGCCTTCGTCCGCGCCGGGCTGCGCGAACTGGGCTTCAAAGTCTACGACGGCAGCGCCAACTACGTGCTCTTCCGCAGCGAAAAGCCCCTCAGCGAGGCAATGCTGGCGCAGGGCATCCTGATCCGTTCCTGCGCCAATTACACGGGGCTTGACGAACGCTATTACCGCGTCGGCGTCAAACGCCGCGCCGAAAACGAACGGCTGCTCGCCGCCCTGCGCCGCGCGCTGGCGTGA
- a CDS encoding ABC transporter permease — protein MGRLRYFFGKYWLTFCICASLIALYVYMTETGRANPYLFPRVEAIRKVFAGEGRTMFVNLLASMKLMVPSIAVSLGVALFVGTVLGMNERLRDALYPVIYMFSVVPSILLSPFALLLAPDFWSASVFLIVYGTIWSTLFAAVTGIMTIDKRYLDKAATLELKGFKRLVKVILPAASPSILAGFVNSLRSTFVMLVYSEMYGAQYGMGFFVKKYAEFGLYDYTWAGFLFMVLVLVVVMQFFERIKKRLLRWTMNDRTQ, from the coding sequence ATGGGCAGGCTGAGATACTTTTTCGGCAAGTACTGGCTGACCTTCTGCATCTGCGCCTCGCTCATCGCGCTGTACGTTTACATGACCGAGACGGGGCGCGCCAATCCTTATCTGTTCCCGCGCGTCGAGGCCATCCGCAAAGTCTTCGCCGGCGAAGGGCGCACGATGTTCGTGAACCTGCTGGCGTCGATGAAGCTGATGGTCCCGTCGATCGCCGTCTCGCTGGGCGTGGCGCTGTTCGTTGGCACGGTCCTGGGCATGAACGAGCGGCTGCGCGACGCGCTCTACCCGGTGATCTACATGTTCAGCGTCGTGCCGTCGATTTTGTTGTCGCCGTTCGCGCTGCTGCTGGCGCCGGATTTCTGGAGCGCCTCGGTGTTCCTGATCGTTTACGGCACGATCTGGTCGACGCTGTTCGCGGCCGTCACGGGCATCATGACTATCGACAAGCGCTATCTCGACAAGGCGGCGACGCTGGAACTGAAAGGCTTCAAGCGCCTCGTCAAGGTCATCCTGCCGGCGGCCAGCCCTTCGATCCTCGCCGGCTTCGTCAACTCGCTGCGCAGCACCTTCGTGATGCTGGTCTATTCGGAGATGTACGGCGCGCAGTACGGCATGGGCTTTTTCGTGAAGAAGTACGCGGAGTTCGGGCTGTACGACTACACCTGGGCCGGATTCCTGTTCATGGTGCTGGTGCTGGTCGTGGTGATGCAGTTTTTCGAGCGGATCAAGAAGCGCCTGCTCAGGTGGACGATGAACGACCGCACCCAATGA
- a CDS encoding amino acid ABC transporter ATP-binding protein codes for MLEISHLKKSYNGQPVLRDVNLTLAQGEVMAIIGPSGTGKSTLLRCVNFLERPESGTIALDELTVDAARATQAQIHALRRRTAMVFQNYNLLRNLTALENVMEPMVTVQRLPRLQARRRALELLDKVGLADKADFYPRRMSGGQQQRVGIARAMGGDAKVILLDEPTSSLDPELIGEVLAVIRQLAEEHTTMVIVTHEMKFAREVADKMIFLEDGVAAGEGTPEEIFERCGNERIRRFVRRVMDQ; via the coding sequence ATGCTTGAGATCAGTCATCTGAAAAAGAGCTACAACGGCCAGCCGGTGCTGCGGGACGTGAACCTGACGCTGGCGCAGGGCGAGGTCATGGCGATCATCGGCCCGTCGGGAACGGGCAAGTCCACGCTGCTGCGCTGCGTCAACTTTTTGGAGCGCCCCGAGAGCGGAACGATCGCTCTCGACGAACTGACGGTCGACGCCGCCCGCGCCACGCAGGCTCAGATCCACGCGCTGCGGCGCAGGACGGCCATGGTCTTTCAAAATTACAATTTGCTGCGCAATCTGACGGCTCTGGAGAACGTCATGGAACCGATGGTCACGGTCCAGCGTCTGCCGCGCCTTCAGGCCCGCAGACGGGCCTTGGAACTTCTGGACAAGGTGGGCCTGGCCGACAAGGCGGATTTTTATCCGCGCAGGATGTCGGGCGGCCAGCAGCAACGCGTGGGAATCGCCCGCGCCATGGGCGGCGACGCCAAGGTGATTTTGCTCGACGAGCCCACGTCGTCGCTGGATCCCGAGCTGATCGGCGAGGTTCTGGCGGTGATCCGGCAGCTGGCGGAAGAGCACACGACCATGGTGATTGTCACGCACGAGATGAAGTTCGCCCGCGAGGTCGCCGACAAGATGATCTTCCTCGAGGATGGCGTCGCCGCCGGCGAAGGCACGCCGGAAGAGATCTTCGAACGCTGCGGGAACGAGCGCATCCGCCGTTTCGTGCGCCGCGTCATGGATCAGTAG
- a CDS encoding transporter substrate-binding domain-containing protein has protein sequence MNLKRICALSLAAAALTAGAACAAGALKEITVASGNSSVPNSYVSKGQHLGTEPDIWAAIAARTGLKVNFVTGEFNTLFGYLDSGRADTVGNTITVNQKRIDKYRFSEPYAYIPEKLVVHEERTDLKRLKDIDGLKCGYSAGSNGGNLFKQIAEKEGIKVELAVFDSSDLLNEAFRQGKVDVMIFAGSEAAFKIKNGFLKARTVEENIAVGEKAFPFRTDEKSLALRAVVTKAIQEMKADGTLTAIYQKWFNDDFSQPPAGYVSPWKLD, from the coding sequence ATGAATCTGAAACGTATCTGCGCTCTTTCCCTTGCCGCTGCGGCGCTGACCGCCGGCGCGGCGTGCGCCGCCGGCGCGCTCAAGGAAATTACCGTCGCCTCCGGCAACAGTTCCGTCCCCAACTCCTACGTCTCCAAGGGGCAGCACCTCGGCACCGAGCCCGACATCTGGGCCGCCATCGCCGCCAGGACCGGATTGAAAGTCAACTTCGTCACCGGCGAATTCAACACGCTCTTCGGCTATCTCGATTCGGGACGCGCCGACACGGTGGGCAACACGATCACCGTCAACCAGAAACGCATCGACAAGTACAGATTCTCCGAGCCGTACGCCTACATCCCCGAAAAGCTCGTCGTTCACGAAGAGCGCACGGACCTGAAGCGTCTTAAAGACATCGACGGCCTGAAATGCGGCTACAGCGCCGGATCGAACGGCGGCAACCTGTTCAAGCAGATCGCCGAGAAGGAAGGCATCAAGGTCGAACTGGCCGTTTTCGACAGCAGCGACCTGCTCAACGAAGCTTTCCGCCAGGGCAAAGTGGACGTGATGATCTTCGCCGGCAGCGAGGCGGCTTTCAAGATCAAAAACGGTTTCCTCAAAGCCCGCACGGTCGAGGAGAACATCGCCGTCGGCGAGAAGGCGTTTCCGTTCCGCACCGACGAAAAGTCGCTGGCGCTGCGCGCCGTCGTCACCAAGGCCATTCAGGAGATGAAAGCCGACGGCACGCTGACCGCCATCTATCAGAAATGGTTTAACGACGATTTCAGTCAGCCGCCCGCCGGTTACGTCTCGCCCTGGAAGCTTGACTGA